A single region of the Gemmatimonadota bacterium genome encodes:
- a CDS encoding DUF481 domain-containing protein codes for MSQNRPQSRWPRAGSFRVAACVSVLLSVGWHATQVVAQEAEEGPDRYKTVLDLAFTTTSGNQSVTLLTSDLGFTHLDPTAYRLEAKAGARFGRSDGETVAENYKGQLDFAFTPDADWSPFLFAELEHDPFRRLDVRSNSGGGARLRFWKSDRGEASISGAVLYSYENFAPESGASELRFVATEQHARLSWRGRIERDLSENVALEHTTFYQPVWDAFDDYLLDALTTVRVRVNSAIALTTAFRYLRDATPPSGVGRDDRLLTAGVSIEL; via the coding sequence ATGAGCCAGAATCGCCCGCAGTCTCGATGGCCGCGCGCAGGGTCGTTCCGCGTCGCCGCATGCGTTTCGGTGCTTCTCTCGGTCGGCTGGCACGCGACGCAGGTCGTGGCGCAGGAGGCGGAGGAAGGGCCCGACCGCTACAAGACGGTGCTGGACCTCGCATTCACCACTACGTCCGGCAACCAGAGCGTCACCCTGCTCACGTCGGATCTGGGCTTCACGCACCTCGACCCGACAGCGTACCGGCTCGAGGCGAAGGCAGGGGCTCGGTTCGGCAGGAGCGACGGCGAGACTGTGGCCGAAAACTACAAGGGCCAGCTGGACTTCGCGTTCACGCCGGACGCGGACTGGTCGCCCTTCCTCTTCGCCGAGCTGGAGCACGACCCGTTTCGGCGGCTGGACGTCCGCTCGAACAGCGGGGGCGGGGCTCGGCTCCGGTTCTGGAAATCCGACCGGGGGGAGGCTTCGATCAGCGGAGCCGTTTTGTACAGCTACGAGAACTTCGCGCCCGAGTCCGGCGCGTCGGAGCTACGTTTCGTCGCGACGGAGCAGCACGCCCGACTGAGCTGGCGGGGCAGGATCGAGCGCGACCTCTCGGAGAACGTGGCGCTGGAGCACACCACCTTCTATCAGCCGGTCTGGGACGCCTTCGACGACTACCTGCTGGACGCGCTGACGACGGTGCGGGTGCGGGTCAACTCCGCCATCGCGCTGACCACGGCGTTCCGCTACCTGCGGGACGCTACGCCGCCGTCGGGCGTGGGGCGGGACGATCGCCTCCTCACGGCCGGAGTCAGCATCGAGCTGTAG